A portion of the Actomonas aquatica genome contains these proteins:
- a CDS encoding 2-oxoglutarate dehydrogenase E1 component, with translation MNPSSLSTGANAELFEQLYEQWVENPDSVDATWRAFFQGFSLGHSGGPLTTAAASSAGVNVVDSRKQVMAIRMINAHRSHGHLQAHLDPLNPPPPAHPKLELSAFEFTEADLDESYTLTRYKGGGQMKLRDIVSSLHQTFSGTIGVEYMHVGDMEARDWLQAKMEACNNQPSFDTFRKTQILRRVHKAEIFEQFLHRKFVGQKRFALEGGETLIAALDSLLEKCPELGVQEVVMGMAHRGRLNVLANILRKPFDVLFDQFSENYIPDTVAGDGDVKYHLGYEAVLPTKTGGDVEVRLAANPSHLEIVNPIVEGKARARQRIRQDLERRRVCPLLIHGDAAFAGQGVVAETLQFSQLPGYRTGGTVHFVINNQIGFTTNPADARSTRYCTDVAKLIEAPVFHVNGDDPEAVCYVTQLALEFRVKFQRDVVVDMVCYRRHGHNESDEPLFTQPLMYKTIRSHPWVSEIYTKKLVAEGTITQEKADAIIKEYSDAMEAAFEKAKENDAARAARKEEQDQFRGSTAIFQPGYSHAIVPTGVSPDSLKRVSDALTSTPEDFHINRKIQRLLDNRAKAFSEGGPIEWSYAESLAWGTLLAEGTPVRLSGQDCRRGTFSQRHAYLYDAETRERYAPLDHVCEGQAKLCVYNSLLSEAAVLGFDYGYSLDYPDMLCQWEAQFGDFVNGAQVVIDQFIASSESKWQRVSGIVLLLPHGYEGQGPEHSSARLERFLQLCAEDNIQVCNITTPANFFHVLRRQMHRDFRKPLVVMSPKSLLRHPAAVSQVEDFLEGTAFTEIMFDPTPAEDTKRLILCSGKVYYDLDAYRKEKEITDTTIVRLEQLYPLHEDVLRELAETHPNAKLIWCQEEPANMGPWSFIAPQLEKLFGRQATYAGRDAAASPAVGTIAQHKAELAQFLSEAFSL, from the coding sequence ATGAACCCATCTTCCCTTTCCACCGGCGCAAACGCTGAGTTGTTCGAGCAACTCTACGAGCAATGGGTGGAAAACCCCGACTCGGTCGACGCCACCTGGCGCGCCTTCTTCCAAGGTTTCTCGCTGGGCCACTCCGGCGGTCCGCTCACCACCGCCGCGGCGTCCTCCGCCGGGGTCAACGTGGTCGACAGCCGCAAGCAGGTCATGGCGATCCGCATGATCAATGCGCACCGTTCCCACGGTCACCTGCAGGCGCATCTCGATCCGCTCAACCCGCCCCCGCCGGCGCACCCGAAGCTCGAACTCTCCGCCTTTGAGTTCACCGAGGCCGACCTCGACGAGTCCTATACGCTGACCCGCTACAAGGGCGGCGGTCAGATGAAGCTGCGCGACATCGTGTCGTCGCTGCACCAGACCTTCAGCGGCACCATCGGTGTCGAATACATGCACGTGGGCGACATGGAGGCCCGCGATTGGCTCCAGGCCAAGATGGAGGCCTGCAACAACCAGCCTTCCTTCGACACCTTCCGCAAAACCCAGATCCTGCGCCGCGTCCACAAGGCCGAGATCTTCGAGCAATTCCTCCACCGCAAATTTGTCGGCCAAAAGCGCTTCGCCCTCGAAGGCGGCGAGACCCTCATCGCCGCGCTCGACTCCCTCCTCGAAAAGTGCCCCGAGCTGGGCGTGCAGGAAGTCGTCATGGGCATGGCTCACCGCGGCCGTCTCAACGTTCTCGCCAACATCCTGCGCAAGCCCTTCGACGTGCTCTTCGACCAGTTCTCGGAGAACTACATCCCCGACACCGTCGCGGGCGACGGCGACGTGAAATACCACCTCGGTTACGAGGCCGTCCTCCCCACCAAGACCGGGGGCGACGTCGAGGTCCGCCTCGCCGCCAACCCGTCCCACCTCGAGATCGTCAACCCAATCGTCGAGGGCAAGGCCCGCGCCCGTCAGCGCATCCGCCAAGACCTCGAACGCCGCCGCGTTTGCCCGTTGCTCATCCACGGTGACGCCGCCTTCGCCGGCCAGGGCGTCGTGGCCGAGACCCTCCAATTCTCCCAGCTCCCGGGCTACCGCACCGGCGGCACGGTGCACTTCGTCATCAACAACCAGATCGGCTTCACCACCAATCCGGCCGACGCCCGCTCCACCCGCTACTGCACCGACGTCGCCAAGCTCATCGAAGCCCCCGTCTTCCACGTCAACGGCGACGACCCCGAGGCCGTCTGTTACGTGACGCAGCTCGCCCTCGAATTCCGCGTGAAGTTCCAACGCGACGTCGTCGTCGACATGGTCTGCTACCGTCGTCACGGCCACAACGAGTCCGACGAGCCGCTCTTCACCCAGCCATTGATGTATAAGACCATCCGGTCGCACCCGTGGGTCTCCGAGATCTACACCAAGAAGCTCGTCGCCGAGGGCACCATCACGCAGGAAAAGGCCGACGCCATCATCAAGGAATACTCCGACGCCATGGAGGCCGCCTTTGAGAAGGCCAAGGAAAACGACGCCGCCCGCGCCGCCCGCAAGGAGGAGCAGGACCAATTCCGCGGCTCCACCGCCATTTTCCAGCCGGGCTACAGCCACGCCATCGTGCCGACCGGGGTCAGCCCCGACTCGCTCAAACGCGTGTCCGATGCCCTCACCTCCACGCCGGAAGATTTCCACATCAACCGCAAGATTCAGCGCCTCCTCGACAACCGCGCCAAAGCCTTCAGCGAAGGCGGCCCGATCGAGTGGTCCTACGCCGAATCCCTCGCCTGGGGCACCCTCCTCGCCGAAGGCACCCCCGTGCGCCTATCCGGTCAGGACTGCCGCCGCGGCACCTTCAGCCAACGCCACGCCTACCTCTACGATGCCGAAACCCGCGAGCGCTACGCGCCGCTCGATCACGTCTGCGAAGGCCAGGCCAAACTCTGCGTTTACAACTCCTTGCTGTCCGAAGCCGCCGTGCTCGGTTTCGACTACGGCTACTCGCTCGATTACCCGGACATGCTCTGCCAATGGGAAGCGCAGTTCGGTGACTTCGTGAACGGCGCGCAGGTTGTCATCGACCAGTTCATCGCCTCCTCCGAGTCCAAGTGGCAACGCGTCTCCGGGATCGTCCTCCTCCTGCCTCACGGCTACGAAGGTCAGGGCCCCGAGCACTCCTCCGCCCGCCTCGAACGTTTCCTCCAGCTCTGCGCCGAGGACAACATTCAGGTCTGCAACATCACCACCCCGGCCAACTTCTTCCACGTGCTGCGTCGCCAGATGCACCGTGACTTCCGCAAGCCGCTCGTGGTCATGTCGCCCAAGTCCCTCCTGCGTCACCCCGCCGCCGTTTCCCAGGTCGAGGATTTCCTCGAAGGCACCGCCTTCACCGAAATCATGTTCGACCCCACCCCGGCCGAGGACACCAAGCGCCTCATCCTCTGCTCCGGCAAGGTCTACTACGACCTCGACGCCTACCGGAAGGAGAAGGAGATCACCGACACCACCATCGTGCGTCTGGAGCAGTTGTATCCACTCCACGAGGACGTCCTGCGCGAACTCGCCGAGACCCATCCGAACGCCAAACTCATCTGGTGCCAGGAAGAACCCGCCAACATGGGTCCGTGGTCGTTCATCGCTCCGCAGCTCGAAAAACTCTTCGGTCGCCAGGCCACTTATGCCGGTCGCGACGCCGCCGCCTCCCCCGCCGTCGGCACCATCGCGCAGCACAAAGCGGAACTCGCGCAATTTCTGTCGGAAGCTTTTAGTCTTTAA
- a CDS encoding GldG family protein translates to MKPSAKLTAAALLFVGLVLINYLASQLPFRADATAENIYTLSPGTKSLLSKIEEPVVLDFYYSRNAEGVRIDYKNYAARVEEMLRQYERAARGKLVLNLINPEPDTPEEEAATRAGIQPQVFPGAMSQIYFGLSATQADLQEALPAFNPRREQFLEYDLSQLIYSVQVFEKRRLGLITSLPLQAPPFNPMMQQMGQRPPPDQFVIGEWQRTFEIVPIEATATELPANLDVLVIAHPQGLSPELEYAIDQALLGGTPVLLALDPSSEHFKRQTNPQQMMMGGGAPNLSSDLPDLLNAYGITYVSGSITGDLEYGAQVQTGAGQIATFPHWLQLPVEAFNTEVLPTAQLNTMVLIETGHLALATGSDLEFTPLIQTSTQAGDIPPAVLQFGMSNNIAGELSLSGQQTLAAMVTGTFPTAFPDGPPESENVGSELARAPTVESGQGTLVIIADTDWLMDDYSVRRVNLFGMQAAEPINDNLAFASNVVEYLAGSQDLISIRTKGSSQHPFTVVREMEAAAQQRYQEQLAALESRLSEVQAQLSQLQSQVGDNGMLVASPEVAASIAEYQTQEAEMRRERRDIRRALREDIDALKQRLVFTNLLAAPLLLAGFGLWLNRTRRRRH, encoded by the coding sequence ATGAAACCCAGCGCCAAACTCACCGCCGCCGCCCTGCTCTTCGTCGGTCTGGTCCTCATCAACTACCTCGCGTCGCAGCTGCCCTTCCGCGCCGACGCCACCGCCGAAAACATCTACACCCTGTCGCCCGGCACCAAGTCCCTGCTCAGCAAAATCGAGGAACCCGTCGTTCTCGACTTCTACTACTCCCGCAACGCCGAGGGCGTGCGCATCGATTACAAAAACTACGCCGCCCGCGTGGAGGAAATGTTGCGCCAATACGAACGCGCCGCCCGCGGCAAACTTGTGCTCAACCTCATCAACCCCGAGCCCGACACACCCGAAGAGGAAGCCGCCACCCGCGCCGGCATCCAACCGCAGGTATTCCCCGGTGCCATGAGCCAGATCTACTTCGGCCTCTCCGCCACCCAGGCCGACCTGCAGGAAGCCCTCCCCGCCTTCAACCCGCGTCGCGAACAGTTCCTCGAATACGATCTCTCCCAACTCATCTACAGCGTGCAGGTCTTCGAGAAACGCCGCCTCGGCCTCATCACCTCGCTCCCCCTGCAGGCCCCGCCCTTCAACCCCATGATGCAGCAGATGGGCCAGCGCCCACCGCCCGATCAGTTCGTCATCGGCGAGTGGCAACGCACCTTCGAGATCGTGCCCATCGAGGCCACTGCCACCGAGCTGCCCGCCAACCTCGACGTGCTTGTCATCGCCCACCCGCAGGGACTGTCACCGGAACTTGAATACGCCATCGATCAGGCTCTGCTCGGCGGCACCCCGGTGCTGCTCGCCCTCGACCCGTCATCCGAACACTTCAAGCGCCAGACCAACCCGCAACAGATGATGATGGGCGGCGGCGCCCCCAACCTCTCCTCCGACCTGCCCGACCTGCTCAACGCCTATGGCATCACCTACGTGAGCGGCAGCATCACCGGCGACCTCGAATACGGGGCTCAGGTGCAAACCGGCGCCGGCCAAATCGCCACCTTCCCCCACTGGCTGCAGTTGCCCGTCGAGGCCTTTAACACCGAGGTTTTGCCCACCGCGCAGCTCAACACCATGGTGCTCATCGAAACCGGCCACCTCGCCCTCGCCACCGGCAGCGACCTCGAGTTCACCCCGCTCATCCAGACCTCCACTCAAGCCGGCGACATCCCGCCCGCGGTCCTCCAGTTTGGCATGTCCAACAACATCGCCGGCGAGCTCTCCCTCTCCGGGCAACAGACCCTCGCCGCCATGGTCACCGGCACCTTCCCCACCGCCTTCCCCGACGGCCCGCCTGAATCCGAAAATGTAGGCAGCGAGCTTGCTCGCGCTCCGACCGTCGAGAGCGGCCAAGGAACGTTGGTCATCATCGCCGACACCGACTGGCTCATGGACGACTATTCCGTGCGCCGCGTGAACCTCTTCGGCATGCAAGCTGCCGAGCCCATCAACGACAACCTCGCCTTTGCCTCCAACGTCGTCGAATACCTCGCCGGCTCGCAGGACCTCATTTCCATCCGCACGAAGGGCAGCTCCCAACATCCCTTCACCGTCGTGCGTGAAATGGAAGCCGCCGCCCAGCAGCGTTACCAGGAACAGCTCGCCGCCCTCGAGTCCCGCCTCAGCGAAGTGCAGGCGCAGCTCTCCCAACTCCAGTCCCAGGTCGGCGACAACGGCATGCTCGTCGCCTCGCCCGAAGTCGCCGCCAGCATCGCCGAATACCAAACCCAGGAAGCCGAGATGCGTCGCGAGCGCCGCGACATCCGCCGCGCCCTCCGCGAAGACATCGACGCCCTCAAACAGCGCCTCGTCTTCACCAACCTGCTCGCCGCTCCGCTCCTCCTCGCCGGCTTCGGCCTCTGGCTCAACCGCACCCGCCGCCGCCGCCACTAA
- a CDS encoding DUF2306 domain-containing protein, whose protein sequence is MSSSAPPRTGRYWVSRGFLTLSALGVAGYALAIYARIAWTGDPSGHDVDLSSIVTAPRVVALHALTGAVALLSGLLQILLGIRFTLSSWHRRVGQVYVGAVLVSGLSGLAIAPLAEGGGMGKSGFALLDLCWLGITAHGWIAARRSRFGEHHRAMARSFALTCAAITLRLQLGLVFALGLPFASSYGWIAWLCWVPNLLVVEYWIRRRSTPS, encoded by the coding sequence GTGTCCTCCTCCGCGCCTCCCCGCACCGGCCGCTATTGGGTGTCGCGCGGGTTCCTCACCCTCAGCGCTCTCGGCGTCGCCGGCTACGCCCTCGCTATCTACGCGCGCATCGCGTGGACCGGCGATCCCAGCGGCCACGACGTTGACCTCTCCTCGATCGTCACCGCCCCGCGAGTCGTGGCCCTGCACGCCCTCACCGGCGCAGTCGCCCTGCTCAGCGGCCTGCTGCAAATCCTGCTCGGCATCCGCTTTACCCTCAGTTCCTGGCACCGTCGCGTGGGCCAGGTTTATGTCGGTGCGGTGCTCGTCTCGGGTCTGAGCGGACTCGCCATCGCCCCGCTGGCCGAGGGGGGCGGGATGGGCAAATCCGGCTTCGCGCTGCTCGATCTCTGCTGGCTTGGCATCACCGCTCACGGTTGGATCGCCGCCCGTCGTAGCCGTTTCGGTGAGCATCACCGCGCGATGGCCCGGAGCTTCGCCCTGACCTGCGCCGCGATCACCCTGCGTCTGCAACTCGGGCTCGTTTTTGCCCTCGGCCTGCCGTTCGCTTCCTCCTACGGATGGATCGCCTGGTTGTGCTGGGTGCCCAACCTGCTTGTCGTCGAATATTGGATACGTCGCCGCTCAACTCCCTCCTGA
- a CDS encoding DUF6268 family outer membrane beta-barrel protein produces the protein MNKPTSLILPLLLAGGALLAQDESARPSPFTFEFDVIHTANLAMDLPSGATEDMRNTQYAFELEYDLVLDEHGRRVLGFGLEVSRDEFGGNSLTGLVPEQFSSIGLEVSYLHVFNERWLSLTALTVSNATAGTDEWDDDGLGVQGLALARYTFSESLNATFGIYVDSLGVGSDKVNPVLGVQWTPSERWRIDMGVPSTGVTYIPNEQFEFGLVGNFRSDVFALDQPYRQPRNWTDGAKVELLDIRLGAQLKWHLTPVARLELEAGSVLYREMEFHYDDLHVDFESDGSGVYGRIKMSFDF, from the coding sequence ATGAACAAACCGACTTCACTCATCCTGCCTCTGCTTCTCGCCGGCGGAGCGCTCCTTGCTCAGGACGAATCGGCCCGCCCCAGCCCATTCACCTTCGAATTCGATGTCATCCACACCGCCAACCTGGCCATGGACCTCCCCAGCGGGGCCACCGAGGATATGCGCAACACGCAATACGCCTTCGAGCTGGAATACGATCTCGTGCTCGACGAACACGGCCGCCGCGTTCTCGGCTTCGGCTTGGAGGTCAGCCGGGACGAGTTCGGCGGCAACTCCCTCACCGGTTTGGTGCCCGAACAGTTCTCCAGCATCGGCCTCGAAGTCTCCTACCTCCACGTGTTCAACGAACGCTGGTTGTCACTCACCGCCCTCACCGTGAGCAACGCCACCGCCGGCACCGACGAGTGGGACGATGATGGTCTCGGCGTGCAAGGTCTCGCCCTCGCGCGCTACACCTTCAGCGAGTCCCTCAACGCCACCTTCGGTATCTACGTTGATTCGCTCGGCGTCGGCAGCGACAAGGTCAATCCCGTGCTCGGCGTGCAATGGACCCCCTCCGAGCGCTGGCGCATCGACATGGGCGTGCCTTCCACGGGCGTGACTTACATTCCGAACGAACAATTCGAATTCGGCCTGGTGGGCAACTTTCGCTCCGACGTCTTCGCCCTAGATCAACCCTATCGACAACCCCGCAATTGGACCGACGGCGCCAAGGTTGAACTCCTCGATATCCGCCTCGGGGCCCAACTCAAATGGCACCTCACTCCCGTCGCCCGCCTGGAGCTCGAGGCCGGCAGTGTGCTCTATCGCGAAATGGAATTTCACTACGACGATCTGCACGTGGATTTTGAATCCGACGGCTCCGGCGTCTACGGCCGCATCAAAATGTCCTTCGACTTCTAA
- the metF gene encoding methylenetetrahydrofolate reductase [NAD(P)H], with the protein MTQDRAISSLFSADRPLRSLEFFPPKSEDGVTALRETAQALSGIEWDFVSVTYGAGGTTRDRTAQVSSMLKDELGFTVMPHLTCVGHSRTELEAHADRLHADGFRNIMTLRGDPPKGETTFTPAADGLRYANELVSLLKSRHADFCLGVGGYPEKHPEATSLEVDLDNLKRKVDAGADFITTQLFFDNAIYFDFVEKCRARGITVPIVPGIMPVLSLKQIQRIVELSGTRLPDALRRRLDVAAPDPAVVEVIGIDWALDQIRDLVARGAPGYHLYILNRARPALALAAGLAA; encoded by the coding sequence ATGACTCAAGACCGAGCCATCTCCTCGCTTTTCTCCGCCGACCGTCCCCTGCGTTCCCTCGAATTTTTCCCGCCGAAGAGTGAGGACGGCGTGACGGCCCTGCGCGAGACCGCCCAGGCCCTCAGCGGCATCGAGTGGGATTTTGTGTCGGTCACCTACGGCGCCGGCGGCACCACCCGCGACCGCACCGCCCAGGTTTCCTCCATGCTGAAGGATGAGCTCGGCTTCACCGTCATGCCCCACCTGACCTGCGTCGGCCACAGTCGCACCGAACTTGAGGCCCACGCCGACCGCCTCCACGCCGACGGTTTTCGCAATATCATGACCCTGCGGGGCGACCCCCCTAAGGGAGAGACCACCTTCACCCCGGCGGCCGATGGTCTGCGCTACGCCAACGAACTCGTCTCCCTGCTCAAGTCGCGCCACGCCGACTTCTGTCTCGGCGTCGGTGGTTATCCGGAGAAGCACCCCGAAGCGACCTCCCTCGAAGTCGACCTCGACAACCTCAAACGCAAGGTCGACGCCGGGGCGGATTTCATCACCACCCAGCTCTTTTTCGACAACGCCATCTACTTCGACTTCGTGGAAAAATGCCGGGCCCGCGGCATCACCGTGCCGATCGTGCCGGGCATCATGCCAGTGCTCTCGCTCAAACAGATCCAGCGCATCGTTGAACTCTCCGGCACGCGCCTGCCCGACGCGCTGCGCCGCCGCCTCGACGTCGCCGCCCCTGATCCGGCGGTGGTGGAAGTCATCGGCATCGACTGGGCCCTGGACCAGATCCGCGACCTCGTCGCCCGCGGCGCCCCCGGCTACCACCTCTACATCCTCAACCGCGCCCGCCCCGCCCTCGCCCTAGCCGCCGGCCTGGCCGCGTAA
- a CDS encoding LytR/AlgR family response regulator transcription factor, with protein MKIVIIDDERLAREELRSLVEDLPDARVVGEAGDAADGVQVVQALQPDLIFLDISMPEQSGFDFLQMLPAPHPRIIFVTAYDAFALRAFEVNAVDYLMKPVVPERLAEAYERARQVNRAPDSAPPPDTPSPLTAADRLPLREDDQVLLREDDKCYFVPLRRIRLLEGEDNHTRVWFDDQNLMLYRTLVSMEERLPTSMFLRANRAQLVNRHVIAKVEPWFSGTIKATLQDGTEIEFSRRQSKLFRERMGL; from the coding sequence ATGAAGATCGTAATCATCGACGACGAACGCCTCGCTCGCGAGGAACTCCGGAGCCTGGTCGAGGACCTGCCGGACGCTCGCGTGGTGGGCGAGGCCGGTGATGCGGCCGACGGCGTGCAAGTCGTCCAGGCGCTCCAACCCGATCTGATCTTCCTCGATATCTCGATGCCCGAGCAGTCCGGTTTCGATTTCCTGCAAATGCTGCCCGCGCCCCACCCGCGCATCATTTTTGTGACCGCCTACGATGCGTTTGCGCTGCGCGCCTTCGAGGTCAACGCCGTCGACTACCTCATGAAACCCGTCGTGCCGGAGCGCCTCGCCGAGGCCTATGAGCGGGCCCGTCAGGTCAACCGCGCCCCCGATTCTGCTCCGCCCCCCGACACGCCCTCTCCCCTCACCGCCGCCGACCGCCTCCCATTGCGCGAAGACGACCAGGTGCTGCTCCGCGAAGACGACAAATGCTACTTCGTGCCGCTCCGGCGTATTCGCCTGTTGGAGGGCGAGGACAACCACACCCGGGTCTGGTTCGACGATCAGAATCTCATGCTTTACCGCACCCTCGTTTCGATGGAAGAACGCCTGCCCACGAGCATGTTCCTGCGGGCCAACCGCGCCCAGCTCGTCAACCGCCACGTCATCGCCAAAGTGGAGCCGTGGTTCAGCGGCACGATCAAAGCCACCCTACAGGACGGCACCGAGATCGAGTTCTCCCGCCGCCAATCCAAACTCTTCCGCGAACGTATGGGTCTTTGA
- a CDS encoding sensor histidine kinase, with product MDTSPLNSLLTLRPVTSASHPARRRWIGPPAYWGMQAAGWGGYFLLSISSLLVERGEGAALDVQDSLAMVVFGVLTTHLLRVWLIAIRRRRHSGFGFAWRLLLCAVAGGWALGGAMSWVSINLLPREGLALELIESAGPMTDYLEMVTRSIFFVGVWLALYFGTHVYFEYQEGLRERLRLQSIAREAELAALKAQLNPHFLFNSLNTIRALIPRDLDRPRDAVTSLSELLRTALQQGTVEHVSLAMELGMVEHYLSLEHLRHEKRLTVERDFSPDALRCEVPPFALQTLVENAINHGIAQRRAGGTVALSAHLRDDRLEIRVTNPGCLGAGSTSTGVGLTNVRARLELLWGSAASLEVVQAAPDQVVATLLMPARIASLNASA from the coding sequence TTGGATACGTCGCCGCTCAACTCCCTCCTGACCCTTCGTCCCGTCACCTCCGCCTCCCATCCGGCGCGGCGGCGCTGGATCGGTCCCCCGGCCTACTGGGGCATGCAGGCGGCCGGCTGGGGCGGATACTTCCTGCTCAGCATTTCATCATTGCTCGTCGAGCGCGGCGAAGGTGCCGCCCTCGATGTGCAGGACTCGCTCGCCATGGTGGTCTTTGGCGTGCTCACCACCCACCTGTTGCGGGTGTGGCTGATCGCCATTCGCCGGCGCCGCCATTCCGGTTTCGGTTTTGCCTGGCGCCTCCTGCTCTGCGCCGTCGCCGGCGGTTGGGCGCTCGGGGGGGCCATGTCCTGGGTGAGCATCAACTTGCTGCCGCGCGAGGGCTTGGCGCTGGAGCTGATCGAAAGCGCCGGGCCGATGACGGACTATCTGGAAATGGTCACGCGCTCGATCTTCTTCGTCGGTGTCTGGCTCGCCCTCTACTTCGGCACTCACGTGTATTTCGAATACCAAGAAGGGCTGCGGGAACGCCTGCGGCTCCAGTCGATCGCGCGCGAAGCTGAACTCGCCGCGCTCAAAGCGCAGCTGAATCCCCATTTTCTCTTCAACTCGCTCAACACCATCCGCGCGCTCATTCCGCGCGACTTGGATCGACCGCGCGATGCCGTGACGTCGCTGTCCGAGCTGCTTCGCACTGCCCTGCAACAAGGCACGGTGGAACACGTGTCGCTGGCCATGGAACTGGGCATGGTGGAGCACTACCTGAGCCTCGAACACCTGCGGCATGAAAAACGCCTGACGGTGGAACGTGACTTTTCTCCGGACGCCCTTCGCTGCGAGGTCCCGCCCTTTGCCCTGCAAACGCTGGTGGAAAATGCCATCAACCACGGCATCGCCCAACGCCGCGCCGGCGGCACCGTCGCTCTCTCCGCTCACCTGCGCGATGACCGACTGGAGATTCGCGTCACCAATCCCGGTTGTCTCGGCGCGGGCAGCACCTCCACCGGCGTGGGTCTCACCAACGTGCGCGCCCGACTTGAGCTACTTTGGGGCAGCGCGGCCTCCCTCGAGGTGGTCCAAGCCGCCCCCGACCAAGTGGTCGCGACCTTGCTCATGCCTGCCCGCATCGCCTCTCTCAACGCCAGCGCATGA
- a CDS encoding translation initiation factor: MAKGNKISTDGGADLGQNPFGALGGLGGLSNLPSGPGPSAGKDEGAQPEKTSKRGQPNTNRGRVEIRRLTGGKGGKTVTAVSGFVGIGEQEKQQLAKRMQKVCGCGGTVKAGVIEIQGDKREPVAEILREAGFRPVMAGG; this comes from the coding sequence ATGGCAAAGGGTAACAAAATTTCGACGGACGGTGGGGCAGATCTCGGGCAGAACCCGTTTGGCGCGCTCGGCGGGCTGGGTGGATTGAGTAATCTGCCGAGCGGGCCGGGGCCGAGCGCGGGCAAAGATGAGGGGGCGCAGCCGGAGAAGACGTCCAAGCGGGGTCAGCCCAATACGAATCGTGGGCGCGTGGAAATCCGCCGGCTTACGGGCGGCAAGGGCGGCAAAACCGTCACGGCGGTATCGGGTTTTGTGGGCATCGGTGAGCAGGAAAAGCAGCAGTTGGCCAAGCGCATGCAGAAGGTCTGCGGTTGCGGCGGCACGGTGAAGGCCGGGGTCATCGAGATCCAGGGCGACAAGCGCGAGCCGGTGGCGGAAATCCTGCGCGAGGCGGGGTTTCGGCCGGTGATGGCGGGCGGTTGA
- a CDS encoding DUF4340 domain-containing protein produces MNLKTLSLAVIVLALLAGAAAFFNRPTPPPDADPRVDQALLDASTANGTTELSLTQNSNTVTLRHDASTDTWRVSSYHDLPANVTKLRTFVQSLTDAKIQRVVTRNPERAARLELDTASIELTTTDGSTWSVDLGKNAERGGRYLRFDDAPDAPAYLADFSGYLDTTAKNWADTKLTSLDRDDIATMTITFADEAPITLTRESATADWTAADLPGDQQVKVGAISSLLSAATNLRFTAVTAPDVPDAIEAGANSRTLTFTTFDGETLTLNLGRRPEKTVVKAPEPTNPADLVTEATTATAPESADEVLENLTETLPAGPTYATVTGPATLAPLASYQSTLAFQIGDYTYTSLPATHEALLESNPE; encoded by the coding sequence ATGAATCTGAAAACCCTCTCCCTCGCCGTCATCGTGCTCGCGCTCCTCGCCGGCGCCGCCGCCTTCTTCAATCGCCCGACGCCCCCGCCCGACGCCGATCCTCGCGTCGACCAAGCGCTGCTCGACGCCTCCACGGCCAACGGCACCACCGAACTTTCCCTCACTCAAAACAGCAACACCGTCACCCTCCGCCACGACGCCTCCACCGACACTTGGCGCGTGAGCTCCTACCACGACCTGCCCGCCAATGTGACCAAGTTGCGCACCTTCGTGCAAAGCCTGACCGACGCCAAAATCCAGCGCGTCGTCACCCGCAACCCCGAGCGCGCCGCCCGCCTCGAACTCGACACGGCGTCCATCGAGCTCACCACCACCGACGGCTCCACCTGGTCCGTCGACCTCGGCAAAAACGCCGAACGCGGCGGTCGCTACCTGCGCTTCGATGACGCCCCCGACGCGCCCGCCTACCTCGCCGACTTCTCCGGCTACCTCGACACCACCGCCAAAAACTGGGCCGACACCAAGCTCACGAGCCTCGACCGCGACGACATCGCCACCATGACGATCACCTTCGCCGACGAAGCCCCCATCACCCTCACCCGCGAATCCGCCACTGCCGACTGGACTGCCGCCGATCTCCCTGGCGACCAACAGGTCAAAGTCGGCGCCATCTCCAGCCTACTCTCCGCCGCGACCAACCTCCGCTTCACCGCCGTCACCGCCCCCGACGTTCCCGACGCCATCGAAGCCGGCGCCAACAGTCGCACCCTCACTTTCACCACCTTCGACGGCGAGACGCTCACTCTCAACCTCGGTCGCCGTCCGGAAAAGACCGTCGTCAAAGCCCCTGAGCCCACCAACCCCGCCGACCTCGTGACCGAAGCCACCACGGCAACCGCCCCCGAGTCCGCCGACGAAGTCCTCGAAAACCTTACCGAAACCCTCCCCGCCGGCCCCACCTACGCCACCGTCACCGGCCCAGCGACCCTCGCCCCTCTCGCCAGCTATCAGAGCACCCTCGCCTTCCAAATCGGCGACTACACCTACACCAGCCTCCCCGCCACCCACGAAGCGCTCCTGGAATCTAACCCAGAGTAA